From the Odontesthes bonariensis isolate fOdoBon6 chromosome 9, fOdoBon6.hap1, whole genome shotgun sequence genome, the window atgtctcTACAAGCCAGATATGGAACTGTTGGCTGAGTTCCTGTCCATGTTATCTCAGCTGTGTAACCTGCCAATGCTGCACATGACATCATCTGCTCATTTGTTGCCAAGCTAAAAACGCAACACCACAAAACTTGGATGGTGATCTCTGAGGTTTCAACCACAACTCTCTCTCTGTTACACTTGAACTTTCCAAAAGTTTGTCAGGATTTTTTCTCCTCAGTAAAGTACACTGCGCCGTGAGAATTTCTCTTTGGGGATTTATAAAAATATCCTTCCTTTCTGttcagtttgtgttttatttcattgAAATTTCAAGCTAGAATTCCGTTGTATTTTATGGTATCATAACAATTTCTGACATTCTTGCTTTGTAGCTTCCAGTAAATATGGACAACGACAACTTCAGTACAACAAAGTGCAGCTGTGTGAGGAGTCATATGAAATGGAATACTACTGTAGAGGTTCTTCAGTACAGATATGTGTTGGTTTAgttttgtccttgttttgtttAAGTGAAACAGGACAGAATATTAGTGATACATCTGGGCGGGAATGTGATAAATATATCTGAAATCAGGATGTTTAGAGTTTGAAATAAATAGATAACACTTAAGTCTTAGCTGACGCTCCGTCACACCGGATCTAATGTAAAACTGTGTCTCATGTGAAAACAATGGATGTTAGCATCAGAGAATGGTGCAGCGCAGTATCTGTCAGCAAAactgaatagataaataaagacTAAATAAAGACTAAATAATGACGTTTGCGGGTTTAAATACCTAAATTCATCTATATTATATCACAGCTGAGTAAGTTGACACAccaacatctaaaaacatctggcCTGCACTCCGGTCTCCGGTggctttcagcagcagcctcgTGCTGTCATGTTGCCACTGTGAGTGTCAACATTCTGCCTTTCTTGTGCTCACGCCACAAGAAGGCAGTATACATCAGGGGAGATCCTAAAGCTTAAAAGAGAGAAGTTTTCTCAGTCACTCTGCACATACTTAATTTAAGAGCCAACACATAAGCTTAGGCATGATATCCAACACAGCCAGTAAATGTATAATATGGTAGACGACTGGTTATGTAATGACCTAAATAGTTAATCTAATTAGGACATGCCTTAAGGACAAAAATCAAACAGGAAGTGCCAATTTTATGTCTTCCCTCTATCTGAAACAAATAAATCATATTACTCCTACTTCAGCATTATATGTGAGCACAATTCCATGGTGTAGTGTGATCTCTGTTGTGATCTCTTTAACAGTTGTTGGATATCAGCAGTGCATGGTAACAAAACCCCCGGAACCATTTGCATACATTGTCTACATGATACAGAATTTGCACATCTTAGTTACGCTCTGAGTGAAAAATAGCAAGGATTCTCACAAGGAAGCAGGAACGCTCATTTGTTACAATTacaataaagatttctttatgATTTATACAGTCAAAATACATTTGATAGATAAGTGAGTGTGTGACTAATTTGCATCAGACATGGACTCATAGAGAGTGTGGGACATGTGCACGTGGTATGTTAAAAATTGAAGGTACAAGAATAATGATTACATTACCGGTGATAAATGACAAAAGATCAAAAAGGGTATGGTCGACCTCGATGTCAGGATGAACGTGACACATCCACTCACTAGATGGCGGTATTTCTCTTTCCCGTTTGCTTAGCCCGTCAAACTAACAGAAGAAAAAGATAGTGTTTACTTCCGTGTAAATCTTATGAATGACTCCAACTTCCCCGGTGCCGCTTGCTAACTAGAACTGACTCCATCTGagtaaagttgttgtttttgacaGCTTCTGTCTCCAACGAGCCGGTTCAAATGGATTATACTGCAACTCAAAGTGGGTTCAGACAGCGTAAGTTACGTACGTACTCTTATCAATCAAGCCAGTAAAACTTGGGGGGCGCATGTATATTTAGTTCTGCTAGCTTTCTGGAAGCCAACGGATTTTGAAATGTTAGCTCGCTGCCTTCAGCCGGTTTAGgctaaaaaaaattacatcagGGGACTTTTAAAGATACACACTATATGTCAAATTATATTAATTTCATGTCTAACAGTAGCCCACAGCTTCACTAAAATACGCTAATTAAAAACAgctaagtaatttaacgctgcTAACAAGCTCATTTTAAACGCCTTTATTTAGTATGGCAGACAGTTTGTTCTCCTGACATCCCTTATTTTCGTGTCTTCCCGTTTGGTGAACCGTTTGTGTGCGGTTTTATACACAACTTTAGTCGAACCTTGgatatatttaattatttacgTTGTATATACGTCGTTTAGAGCTGTAAAATATTTGTCCATCACCAGAATATAAGCATGACAACCTAAAACTAACTGTCGACCAACGCAAGCTTTTCCACTAATGTGTCTGTTATTAAAACCAACACGTGTAAAAACTCTTCAGAGGCATTTGTGTTTCGCTGGTTATATGTCTTGTGTCATATCTACACCGTCGCACTTGTTAGGACTTCAGGAACGACAAGAACACAAGGTCCTAACTTGAAGGTGTTCTGGCTCTTGCAGAGGGGTTTTATCTGGTTTTGTGATAACAGTGAGATGTGATTACTGTGATCACTAGGAACTGACTTCAAATGTCTCTCAGGATGCATGCTGCTTTATTTGATCATTCACAAATTCTGCCTGCTTGATGCCTTGTCTAAAATTGCAAAAGCAATTCAAGAAATCCACTTCTTCTTGTTTTTGCCGTCTGTCCTTctctaatttctttctttttttttcttttttttttttctcactcagAGCCTCATATGCGTCAGAGGAATAGTTCTGTGGACGGAACAGATGACAGCCACGTGTTTGAGGATACTAGTAGAGTTGGGCCAGGATCACATGGAGCCTTCAGGTGGGACCATGAAATAAAGCATGATAGGAGACAGACTCCTGCGCCTCATTTAAGTCAGGCTTCACATTTTGAAAACAGAACCTGTTGTGTAATATTGTACATTATTTATATCATATACTTGTAGGCGTTTATATCAATTAGACTGATGGATCATCTTAGTCTTTCGGCTAAATCTCTTTGTCTCACGTTGGCAGGAACCAGCAGGCCGGCCCTCAAACAGGAGAATTTTCTGGCCAGTCCATCCTCTCAGACCCCATGTCCAACTTGGCCATGGCATATGGCAGCTCACTGGCTTCCCAGGGGAGAGAAATGGTGGACAAGAACGTAAGACTGGGTCACGCTTGTTCACTTTAAAATTCTGCCTAGGAAAGGCCAACACGAAGTGTCTCAGAATTCTGTTTATGCCCAACGCTGCTGTTAAATGTGCTCATGCGATTTCTCAGTAAAAGCAGACTGAACGGGAAAGAACATGCAACATCAAACAATCCGTGTGCGAATGTCTTTGTGTTTGGCTGTTTCAGCTGGACAGGTTCATCCCAATCTCTAAGCTGAAATACTACTTTGCTGTGGACACGGTGTATGTGGGGAAGAAGCTTGGCCTTCTAGTTTTTCCTTATATGCACAACGTAagttcacctccacctgtgaaGCATAAATCTTTCAGTTAGGCGCGTAataattgttgttattattattagttgtaGTAGTATTGTACCACCCAGTAAGCATGCCACTCTGCCTGTGTTTTGAATATTGTAAAATATCGAATGCTTTGTGTTTTAACTTGACGGTATTAAATATTCAGGACTAGAGTTTGAGCAGTGCTgatttggtgtgtgtgtgtgcgtgtgtgtgtgttgtagaATTGGGAGGTGAGCTACCAGCAGGACACACCTGTGGCTCCGCGCTTTGATGTGAATGCTCCTGACCTTTACATTCCCGCCATGGGTTTCATCACATACATCCTTGTGGCTGGACTGGCTCTGGGCACACAGAACAGGTATGCACACATCAGTCAGTTTTACTGTCgaagtggtgttttttttttgtttttgtttttttggaaaagGCATCCAAATCTAAGGCTCTGCGATGTCTTTAGCTTTCATTATTTAGCACTTGATGTGTTTGTCGGCATTTCTGTCCTGAAGGTTTTAAGTCATCTGGAAAATGAGCGAATCTCGATAATTTCTTTGGACTTTAACGTCTTTGACTTTCTGTCCAACTTAGGTTTTCTCCAGAGCTGCTGGGAGTTCAGGCCAGCTCAGCTTTGGTGTGGTTGATCATGGAGGTCCTGGCGGTCCTGTTGTCTCTTTACCTTGTCACTGTAAACACAGACCTCACCACCATAGACCTTGTAGCCTTTTCTGGATACAAATATGTTGGGTACGTACCTATGTTGCAATTAGAATCTtgtgatatttttaaaaaaaataataaaatttaatttttttttttgctcactgAATGTCATCCTTCATCGGAAAtctgttttctctgtttctcCAGGATGATTGTTGGTGTGATAGCTGGACTTTTGTTCGGCAGGCCTGCGTATTATCTCTCGCTACTGTGGTGCTGTGTAGCCATCGTTGTCTTCATGGTGTGtagaagcctttttttttttttttactactccTTTCTAATTAGGTTTAATTTATTTGTGGTTCAAGATAAGCACCGCCAAACAATGCACATGCATCCCTCTGCTGAGTGAAGCTCAAGTTACATGCGCTAACATAGACTATTCATCCTCCACAGTCAAAATAAATAAGATGTGTGTGCGGTAATGGCTGATTAAAGAAGAGCATGTTTCGCTGGTTTCTCCTCAGATCCGCACTCTGCGTCTGAAGCTGTTGTCTGAGGCGGCGGCTGAGGGGAGGCTGGTGAGAGGAGCCAGAAACCAACTCAGGATGTACCTCACCATGTCTATAGCAGCAGCCCAGCCCATCTTCATGTTCTGGCTCACCTACCATCTCATCAGATAAAAGACGCACTCGTCTGCTTGTGTAGAGGATAAACTTGGCCATCCGAAATGCTAGCTCAtccctggaaaaaaaacaacaaaaaaaaaacaacaactccatACACATATCAGAGAAGACGAACTTGGGAGGAAATATTTAGCAACACAAGGACAGATTTACAAGACTTGTGGAGCAGAACAACACGCACTACAAGACAAGTAAGACGTGAGGCATCGCTGCCTTTCCTCACACAGCACAGCCATGTTGTTAGTAttgccttttttgttttgtttttgtatgtaATTTTGTCCAAATTTGTAGCAAGTGGCTTTATATTTGTTTCTATTCTGTCTAAATTCTTTGTCAATTatgttgtaatttttttttgttgtagaaATATTTATGTGTGTCTGTGAATAGCAGAAGTATTATTTTAGACGTTGCTTTGGATTGATCGTCACTGGAGGTAATTCTGAGCCGACAGAAAGCACATTGACCTCACACCCACTGTTCATTTGATAAAGCGAAGAAAGtcaaatccaggttaaaaagaGATCAGCTGGCTCCACTTGAACATTTTGACTTTCTTTTGGTTGTTAATTGATGAAATGTCTGGCATTCTGTGGAAAACTGACCTTTTGACACGGTCGGATCTGGAAACCAGGTTAACGTAACTGATCTGCAAACGTGGctggaaggcggccattttaaaAGTTCAATCCTTTTGTATGTGCTTCGTTTCATTTGTGAGCTCTGCTACCTTATACCTCTTGAAAAGAGAGATCAGCTGTTAGGAACAATGACATTACAGTGCTAGCCTTGTGAAGATAGGGGAACTTAAGCTTTGGTATCTGTTATAAAAACTCAGTTTATGATTCACTGCTTTTCATATTGAAAGTGAGATGAAGGAATAAAGAAAGGGAAAGATGTCTGCTCGATAGAAACTGTTATAGTCTTCTTTGGATACTTGAAATACTGTAAATTCATGTCAGCAGTGCTTCATTGTGCTTGTGGTCTTCCGTCAgaacaaacctttttttttctttttgtgttgccaatgttatttgttatttcaaACCAGAGGATGATTCACATGGACTGAAATTATTTAAGACATTAAACCATAAATAAGATGCTTTTACGTTTTccctgaattaaaaaaaaaaaaagattaaagccTTTATCTCAGTGACTTGAGGCACAACTGGAAGTGTTTTGATAAGTGCTCGTTTTAAACGGGAAGCATCTCTTTAACCGCCGTAACGTCCAGCCTGAGCATCTATGTACGCTGGAAGCACAAGGACAGCAGATTTAAACTCAAGCCACTGAAGTGATGTGACCcataaataaagtgtgactgatAGAGCTGCTGAGATGTGAGCAGTTTTGAGCTTGAAATTGGCTCCTTATTGTTTTCTATGGTGTGACAACTTTACTGTCAGATGTTTCCCGTGCAGAAACTATTCTGAATTATCAATAGCAACTTTTCATTCTGTGATTCAGAGAAGATTCAAATAAAAGCTCATTTTAAACCTGATTATGAACTGCAGAACATTGTTGCTGAAGAGGATGTTTATTTGGTTGGTAAGTAAGGTACAAATTACACAGAAATATATGATTCttttcgggtttttttttttttgtttttgatggtTGTTATTAATTACACAAAATATCTGGCAAAGATTAGAGCCTCTTTGATCAGCTCATCAGTCGAGTGGACTTTCTTGGATGTGTAGTGACAATCTAACAACCTTGACTGAGGGGAACAATACCTTCCACTCCACACAATGATTAAATATTTCAGGACTGCGCTACTTTACTGCAACACGGAAACTGACAAAATAACAGTAAGTTGTGAAAACGGcatcaacattttaaacattatGTGTGTTTAAGCTGCAGCCGCCAACAAAGAGGGAAATTTAGCAAACACGAACAGAGTTATTCTGATCAACCAAATGACAACATGGGTATCAACACCTCAAATGATCTATGCTAAAACTTCACATGCAATATTCATATTAGAACACACGTGGCAGATTATGGAGCCAAAAAGAAGCCGTTCTTGTTTCAGCTCGTAGTGGCTATTCCTTCCAGAAGCCTCTGTTATGATTGATAGCCTGAAGAAGCCTGCTGTGCATTGTCCTCTCGGCTGGGTATCTCTTGTAGATGGGCAGCAGTAACAGAAAATGGCAGGTGAGCGATTCTGGCAAATGGCTCTCACAAGCGTCGGGCAACACGGCCACTCTCATGCTGATGTGCTCCATTCCCATGAAGGGTACCCGGTCGCAGCCTGTGAGGAACACTGCACACAATAACACAACAATAAAACGATCAGGTAAAAGTGTGACATCAGACGTTAAATCAAAAGAGAAAAACTGACGTGAAGCTTGAGTACGGTCGCACTGAATACTTACAGAGGAACTTTATCTTTTCCTCCGCTGTCAGTTTCTCAAACACTTCCCAAAAGGTAATGATGTTTGGATGGCCAGCATGgtagtctccttcataaactgTGTTCtgtttgagaaaaagaaaacaaacacttcAGATGCCTGAAAAGGCTTCTAATCTCAAAGGCCCTGCTGATGCTTTTACTGATTTTATTCCGGTAACTCCAACCAACATATATGAAATTTAAAGTCTCTGACCATTTAAAAACAGAATGGAGAGACAGTGCTGACGTGTTACGTTTTGTCCATACTGTGGACATTAATGTGAAGTCTTCACTGTGTAAATATAAGTAAGTACTAACATTTCTTAGGTCTTTCAAAGActcaaaaaatctaaatctcttGTGGCCTTCAGCAAACCTTCTTGAACACCTCCCAGTCGTAGTTTTCCTGGCCCACCATCACTGCTTGCAGCTCCTCCGGCTGGAAGAACTTCACCACATCTCGGTCACACACTTTGAAAAACCCTCTCTTGAATGCTTCAAACACTCCCTCCACTGATTTGTTGAAGGCATGGTTGACAACGGCATCAACATATTTGTTCctatgaggagaaaaaaaaaaaaaaaaaaaaaaaacgcacacCAGACACAAAAGTCAAGAAGTGCAATGTTGTACATATTTAAACGATTAAGAGGCAGACTCTCACTACTTATAGCTGCATTTTCTACAAAAACGTTTAAGCCAATCGGAAATACCTGTTTGACCCAGTGACAAGTTTCCCAGGTTCACTTGGATCCAGCTCAACTTCCTCACCACCCCAGGTCACCTGTCACATGGCGACAGAGAACAGTTGCATTGAGACTGGAATGGCGCATGCACACACGCAGGCACTGATCATTAGAACAACCCAGACTGTCGTTTTAGTAAACCTACGGTGAAAGGAACGTCCAGGGCTTCCACCTGATCAGGGGTGCACTCCTCCAGCATGAACCTCCAAGACCTCAACACGAAATCAATGTTGAGAAAGATTAGTTCAACCTCATCACGATCTGCACGTCCTCTACAAATATGCCAGCTGAAGACCTCCAAAAATACAGCACCACCTCGCTTGCACCAGTAAaacattttctctctttttatacTTTAGAATTCTTTAACCATTTGACGAAACTGGGTGCAACTTATCCAACGTAGATAACCTACTTAGAGAGCCGTTTAGTTatgcatttttaaatcagtctcaCTCTGCCAGCACAGGTTCAAACTCCTTCATGTCATCCAGAGATGGTCTCACACCGAGCAGCTTCTTGAAGAGAGCTTTCGGAAAGGACAGGTGTACAATGTTTTGGTTGTAAAGAGCCAGGCCGCACACAACGCCAAACAGGAAGTATCTCTTTTCCTCCACGTTTGGCTGTTTTTTTGGGAAATAAAACGTCGTTTATCCATCATTGCACAGGGAAATGTTAAAAGTTGTCGGTAAAATGTGTCTATTAATAATACACCATCCATGCTTTCTTGTGAAAATGGCCCTTGCTTAAATTATTTGAACTATCCAAATTCTTACCCGGGGTGGGAACCAGGCCAGAGTCTGGCTCTCATTGAACATAAACATTTCAGATTCAGGGGTTATCAGCTCTTCAAACACATGAAGGAAAAAGTCCTTTTTGTTGACATTCATCACCTTCCTGTCGTCCACAAACTGCAcctagaatagaaaaaaaatatacactTTTGAAATTACTgacatatatgtacatttccATCTGCTTTATTGATTGCATATCAACATTTCCCATCATCAATTTTCTAACAATAACACGTAGTTTTGGTGCAAATTTTCCTCTTCAGTCAAGAAAATAGACTTTTATCCATTTACCATTAGAGTAAAAGTTGTCTTGACTTTAACTTTTATCTTTTCgatgtaaggcaaggcaattttatttgtagagcacaattcgtacacaaggcaattcaaagtgctttacagatacataaaatcacaagaaggcaataaaatcattccaaaaaacataaaaaggaatcattaattaattaatttaaaagtgaagcgtgcagataaaatactttcaggtgtcatatgcacagctaaatagaactgttttctaTAAGGGCCTCAAATTCAGGGCCTCAACCAGATTTACTCATTAAGTTACTTTGAACTTGTCATTCTGTGAAAAAAACATGTGAGGCTATATAGGAAGCGTGGGCTCCAGGACCTATAAGCGCTGAATTTACACTAAACCCTTGAACACAAAAGCAGGCAAACTTTTTTTATGTCGTGTTTACCAAAAGCTCCTTCATGAAGGCGGAATGGTCGGCTGCACCCAGCTGTCTGAAGGAGTCCTCAATCAAGTGAGTTCGTCTCAGAGTTAGCTGGAAGACCGGGGCACTGGTTTCGTCTATGACTTCTTCAAACAACTCCCGAGGGAACCCAGGAGGTATTTCGTGAGCCATTTGATGAGCTGACTGTCATTACAAAACCCTCTCTTATGAAGAAATCTTGACAGTGAGTGAGATATTGGCGGCACGATGTCTTTGAATAATCAAATTTCTAACACATAACTTACCTTTATTACGTGTGCAAAGATGTTAAACACTGCAGTCTTGCAAAGCAAACTGAAAACGAATGGGTAGCGGCAGAAGATGACAGGTGTGTTCTTGTCATCCTGTAAGAAAACAatcatagtaaaaaaaaaagaaaactgagcaAGAATTTATTTCAGCAGGGGACAGTGACCAAAATTAAAACCTATTCAGAAAAAAGAAGCAGGTTTGAATACTGTGTGTATCACGCTGCCTGCTTTTACCTCAATTTGAGAGCACGCAAACCAAAGAGCGACGTCCTGGAATGGCACAACAGCGCGGTCAATTTCCTCGACATAAAAGGTGCTCAGTGGGACTTTGTAGGATTTTCCAGACTTGTTTGCCTAGAAAGAAGTCGTTTAAAGAACAAAAATCAGAAACGGCATCTCCTCTAATGCTTCATTTCACTTAACAATGTCTAAACAAAGATTTTTGGGACTTTGCACACGTTTTTGCCCCGTCAAACACAACTTGCAGTGCAATCGGTCGGTTAACTTATGTCCACCGGTCAAATTTGCTGATCAgttataaaaaaatttaaaaaagacacaGCGTATAATTCAGAATTTCGCCCATAATTTAAAGAGGTAGTAAACCCGTTAATGGCTGAGATGAATCTTTCAGCACTGACTTTAAACAGCAGCTTCAGGGCTTCCAGCAGGTATCGGACCCCCGGGTTGTGAGTCTGTAGGAGGCCGTTCTTTAACATGAAGGCCAGGG encodes:
- the yif1b gene encoding protein YIF1B isoform X3, translated to MDYTATQKPHMRQRNSSVDGTDDSHVFEDTSRVGPGSHGAFRNQQAGPQTGEFSGQSILSDPMSNLAMAYGSSLASQGREMVDKNLDRFIPISKLKYYFAVDTVYVGKKLGLLVFPYMHNNWEVSYQQDTPVAPRFDVNAPDLYIPAMGFITYILVAGLALGTQNRFSPELLGVQASSALVWLIMEVLAVLLSLYLVTVNTDLTTIDLVAFSGYKYVGMIVGVIAGLLFGRPAYYLSLLWCCVAIVVFMIRTLRLKLLSEAAAEGRLVRGARNQLRMYLTMSIAAAQPIFMFWLTYHLIR
- the yif1b gene encoding protein YIF1B isoform X2, with protein sequence MDYTATQSGFRQQPHMRQRNSSVDGTDDSHVFEDTSRVGPGSHGAFRNQQAGPQTGEFSGQSILSDPMSNLAMAYGSSLASQGREMVDKNLDRFIPISKLKYYFAVDTVYVGKKLGLLVFPYMHNNWEVSYQQDTPVAPRFDVNAPDLYIPAMGFITYILVAGLALGTQNRFSPELLGVQASSALVWLIMEVLAVLLSLYLVTVNTDLTTIDLVAFSGYKYVGMIVGVIAGLLFGRPAYYLSLLWCCVAIVVFMIRTLRLKLLSEAAAEGRLVRGARNQLRMYLTMSIAAAQPIFMFWLTYHLIR
- the yif1b gene encoding protein YIF1B isoform X1, which codes for MDYTATQSGFRQRKLQPHMRQRNSSVDGTDDSHVFEDTSRVGPGSHGAFRNQQAGPQTGEFSGQSILSDPMSNLAMAYGSSLASQGREMVDKNLDRFIPISKLKYYFAVDTVYVGKKLGLLVFPYMHNNWEVSYQQDTPVAPRFDVNAPDLYIPAMGFITYILVAGLALGTQNRFSPELLGVQASSALVWLIMEVLAVLLSLYLVTVNTDLTTIDLVAFSGYKYVGMIVGVIAGLLFGRPAYYLSLLWCCVAIVVFMIRTLRLKLLSEAAAEGRLVRGARNQLRMYLTMSIAAAQPIFMFWLTYHLIR